CCCCCAGATCTCGGTGATCCTGGGTCCCTGCGCCGGCGGCGCGGTCTACTCCCCGGCCATCACCGATTTCGTGTTCATGGTGGACAAGGTCTCCAACATGTACATCACCGGGCCGCAGGTCATCAAGGCGGTGATGGGCGAGGACGTGGGGCTGGAGGAGCTGGGCGGGGCCCAGGCCCACAACGCCGTCTCCGGCAACGGCCACTTCATATACCAATCGGAGGAGGACTGCTTCGCCGGGGTCCGCCAGCTGATCACTTTGCTGCCGGCCAACAACCTGGAGGACCCGCCGGTGGTGGAGACCGATAACGAGCCCGGCCGGCCGGACATGGCGATGCGCGATATCGTCCCGGTCAATCCCAAGCTGCCCTACGACGTCAAGGACATCATCGCCCGGGTGGTGGACAGCGGCGATTTCCTGGAGGTGCACCAGCTGTACGCCCTGAACATCGTGGTGGGCCTGGGCCGCATCGCCGGACAGACGGTGGGCATAGTGGCCAACCAGCCCCAGGTCCTGGCCGGCTGTCTGGACATCAACTCCTCCGACAAGGCCGCCCGTTTCATCCGTTTCTGCGACGCCTTCAACATCCCGCTGGTGACCTTCGTGGACTGCCCCGGCTACCTGCCCGGCAAACAGCAGGAGCACGGCGGCATCATCCGCCACGGCGCCAAGATATTGTTCGCCTACTCCGAGGCCACCGTCCCCAAGATCACCGTCACTTTAAGGAAGTCCTACGGCGGGGCCCACATCGCCATGTGCAACAAGGACCTGGGTAGTGACCTGATGCTGGCCTGGCCCCAGAGCGAGATCGCGGTGATGGGCGCCTCCGGCGCGGTCAATGTGATCTTCCGCAAGCAGATCGACGCCGCCCAGGACAAGGAGCAGCGCCGCCTGGAGCTGATAGAGGAATACGAGACCATGTTCTCCAACCCCTACGAGGCCGCCAAGCGGGGCTACGTGGATGCGGTGATCCCGCCCGAGGACACCCGGGCAAGGATCGTCTCGGCCCTGGCCATACTCAAGACCAAGCGCGAGCAGTCCCCGGCCAAGAAGCACGGCAACATTCCGCTTTAACAATTTGGCATTTGGGATTTCCGATTTGCCTCTATTCAACCCCAAATCCAAAATAGTGAATCTGCCAAATAGGTAATAAATGAGCAAAAAATCACAGATCCCCCCCGAGGTCCAGACCGCCATCGCCGCCGCCCTGGGGCAGTATCTTAAGGATGACAAACTGGGCTACCACATAGTTTCCCTGAAACCGGTCCGGCAGAACCGGATCAGCCTGTGGGCCCTGACCGGCCGCCAGGAGATCATGACCGGATACCGGCGGAAATAACCTTAGTTAATAGTTATCAGTTATTAGGCTCAAGTCATCGCGTGATCATCTGAATAGCACCTCTGACGAAGCGATCTGTTTTTTTAGATTGCTTCGCAAGAAGTGCCCTAAAGCAAACCTCGCAATGACGGCAACCAGTCAATTATTAAATCAAATAAAACAAGAGGATGCTATGTCTCGCAAGTATATCGTCAAGGTCAACAACAAGGCTTATGAGGTCGAGGTCGAAGAGGTCGGCAAAAGATCCGCCCCCCCGGCCCTGCCGGCGCAGGCCGCTCCCCGGACCGTGGTGGTAGCGCCCCCGGCCGCTCCCAGCGCCCCGGCGGCCGTGGCCGCCGGACAGAAGGCGGTCCAGGCCCCCATGACCGGCACCGTCATCAAGATCCTGTGCCAGGTGGGCCAGGAGGTCAAGGAGGGCGATGTCCTGCTGAAGCTGGAGGCCATGAAGATGGAGACCGCCATATCCTCCCACCTGGCCGGCAAGGTCTCGGAGATCAGGGTGGCGGAAAGGCAGTCTGTCAGCTCCGGGGAAGTATTGGTGGTGCTGGCCTGATCGGCTGCAATCCTGTAATTTCAAGAGGTAGTCAAAATGTCCCAAAAGCCGGAAACCAGATCCGATATAAAAAAGGGCGGCCCGGAAGAACATACCGTCAATATCACCGAGACCGCCTTCCGGGACGCCCACCAGAGCCTGATCGCCACCCGGATGCGCACCCAGGACATGATCCCCATGATCGAGAAGATGGACCAGGTGGGCTACTGGTCCTTTGAGATGTGGGGCGGCGCCACCTTCGACACCATGCTGCGCTTTCTGGACGAGAATCCCTGGGACCGGATCAGGATATTCAAGAAGCACGCCAGGAAGACCAGGCTCCAGATGCTGCTGCGGGGGCAGAACCTGGTGGGCTACAAGCATTATGCCGACGATATCCTGGAGCATTTCATAAAGAAGGCCGCCGAGCTGGGGATCGATGTCTTCCGGGTGTTCGACGCCCTCAACGACATCCGCAACATGGAGAAGGCCATCGTCACCGCCAAAAAGACCGGGGCCACCGTTCAGGGGGCCATCAGCTACACCCTGAGCCCGGTTCACTCCATAGACGGCTTTGTGAAATTCGCCCGGGAGCTCAAGGACCTGGGCTGCGATATCATCACCATCAAGGACATGGCCGGGCTGATCTCCCCGGCCTCGGCCCGGGAACTGGTGGGCAAGCTGAAAAGCGAGGTGGGTCTGCCGGTATGCCTGCACTCCCACTGCACCACCGGGATGGCCCCCACCTCCTACTTTGCCGCCGCCCAGGCCGGGGCCGATATACTGGACTGCGCCATATCCCCCTTCGGCTCCGGCACCAGCCAGCCGCCCACCGAGACCATGGCGGAGATGCTGGACAACAGC
The sequence above is drawn from the Candidatus Edwardsbacteria bacterium genome and encodes:
- a CDS encoding DUF2118 domain-containing protein; its protein translation is MSRKYIVKVNNKAYEVEVEEVGKRSAPPALPAQAAPRTVVVAPPAAPSAPAAVAAGQKAVQAPMTGTVIKILCQVGQEVKEGDVLLKLEAMKMETAISSHLAGKVSEIRVAERQSVSSGEVLVVLA
- a CDS encoding pyruvate carboxylase subunit B; its protein translation is MSQKPETRSDIKKGGPEEHTVNITETAFRDAHQSLIATRMRTQDMIPMIEKMDQVGYWSFEMWGGATFDTMLRFLDENPWDRIRIFKKHARKTRLQMLLRGQNLVGYKHYADDILEHFIKKAAELGIDVFRVFDALNDIRNMEKAIVTAKKTGATVQGAISYTLSPVHSIDGFVKFARELKDLGCDIITIKDMAGLISPASARELVGKLKSEVGLPVCLHSHCTTGMAPTSYFAAAQAGADILDCAISPFGSGTSQPPTETMAEMLDNSGFGLKLDRSHFLEIAEYFQEIKDSAYQHLITPVAERVDVRALVYQVPGGMLTNMVSQLEKQNASDKFEAVLKEIPRVRAELGYVPLVTPTSQIVGTQATFNVLGGERYKIIIQEVKDLCKGLYGRTPAPIDPLVMKKAIDDEKPITDRPADHIAPEWDKCKKEMAGISDKEEDVLSYALYPAVAKEYFAVQQDPLKKKARQESLKAGVPAPDGHPQRRFVMRVNGEDYDVGITEVE
- a CDS encoding carboxyl transferase domain-containing protein, with the translated sequence MSEKTIEQIIKALEDQKAVICDADGKRAAKQHDKGKLSARERLDLLLDPQSFVEFDAFVKHRCDNFGMEKVEIPADGVVTGYGTIEGRPVFVFSQDFTVTGGSLGEAHALKIVKMQDMALKMGVPVIGINDSGGARIQEGVDSLRGYGMIFFRNTRASGVIPQISVILGPCAGGAVYSPAITDFVFMVDKVSNMYITGPQVIKAVMGEDVGLEELGGAQAHNAVSGNGHFIYQSEEDCFAGVRQLITLLPANNLEDPPVVETDNEPGRPDMAMRDIVPVNPKLPYDVKDIIARVVDSGDFLEVHQLYALNIVVGLGRIAGQTVGIVANQPQVLAGCLDINSSDKAARFIRFCDAFNIPLVTFVDCPGYLPGKQQEHGGIIRHGAKILFAYSEATVPKITVTLRKSYGGAHIAMCNKDLGSDLMLAWPQSEIAVMGASGAVNVIFRKQIDAAQDKEQRRLELIEEYETMFSNPYEAAKRGYVDAVIPPEDTRARIVSALAILKTKREQSPAKKHGNIPL